One genomic region from bacterium encodes:
- a CDS encoding transposase, producing MFHVRDRRTGSLFDPWAYLGPKRRKLLDRSWAGLFRKEILPHLPIEAITAAFHARLGRPSKDAYTLMGALVFQQMHDVTDEETVRQLAFNTEWHYALDLSGESDEGKYVCLRTLWTMRQLLAEKKLDQLLFDTVTTKLASVFSVDTSKQRLDSVHITSNMRRLGRIGIFVRVITGFLTNLKRREPELFATLDLSFSERYLSPKGQAVFSMVRPSESDRTLSQVTEDLFVLFRRFEKEEAVASMKTYSLLSRVFSEQCDVVMEKGRETVAAKPPKEISSGSLQNPSDPDAGYSGHKGQGYQAQVMETYVPMARAEEGAPANRDAAPLRLITHVEVEPANVSDAHALLPAIEGATRLGLAPAEVLADSLYGSDKNVVAAAEAGVEVVSPVMGQTDESEVTMADFSFSDDGAIVACPQGHAPILFRRKGKRRTVVFANGDCLGCPKKKECPIKPVRDGYGFHYTEPALRLARRRAAQKTASFKDRYRHRSGVESTMSAFDRLTGVK from the coding sequence ATGTTTCACGTCCGGGACCGACGCACTGGCTCTCTTTTTGACCCGTGGGCGTATCTGGGACCCAAGCGGCGCAAGCTCCTCGACCGATCCTGGGCCGGACTGTTCCGCAAGGAGATCCTGCCCCACCTGCCGATCGAGGCGATCACCGCCGCCTTTCACGCCCGACTGGGGCGCCCCTCCAAGGACGCCTACACTCTCATGGGCGCGCTCGTCTTCCAGCAGATGCACGACGTAACCGACGAGGAGACGGTGCGGCAACTGGCGTTTAACACCGAATGGCACTACGCCCTCGATCTTTCCGGGGAATCCGACGAGGGGAAGTACGTCTGCCTGCGGACCCTGTGGACCATGCGGCAGCTGCTGGCAGAGAAGAAGCTCGACCAGCTTCTCTTCGACACGGTGACGACGAAGCTGGCCTCCGTGTTCTCCGTGGACACCAGCAAGCAACGGCTCGACTCGGTCCACATCACCTCGAACATGCGACGCCTGGGCCGCATCGGGATTTTCGTCCGGGTGATCACCGGATTCCTTACGAACCTCAAGAGGCGGGAGCCGGAGCTGTTCGCCACCCTCGATCTGTCGTTTTCTGAGCGGTACCTTTCCCCCAAGGGGCAGGCGGTCTTCTCGATGGTTCGCCCTTCCGAGTCGGATCGTACGCTCTCGCAGGTGACCGAGGATCTGTTCGTTCTTTTCCGCCGGTTCGAGAAGGAGGAAGCGGTTGCCTCGATGAAGACGTACTCCTTGCTCTCTCGGGTGTTCTCGGAGCAGTGCGACGTGGTCATGGAGAAGGGTCGGGAGACGGTGGCCGCCAAGCCGCCCAAGGAGATCTCTTCCGGCTCCCTGCAGAACCCGTCCGATCCGGATGCCGGATACTCCGGGCACAAGGGGCAAGGGTACCAGGCGCAGGTGATGGAGACGTACGTTCCGATGGCCCGGGCGGAAGAGGGGGCCCCAGCAAACAGGGATGCGGCACCGTTGCGGCTCATCACTCACGTAGAGGTAGAGCCGGCCAATGTCAGCGACGCCCACGCCCTGTTGCCGGCGATCGAGGGGGCGACCCGGCTCGGGCTTGCGCCGGCCGAGGTGTTGGCGGACTCTCTGTACGGCAGCGACAAGAACGTGGTGGCCGCCGCGGAGGCGGGCGTCGAGGTCGTCTCCCCGGTGATGGGGCAGACGGACGAATCGGAAGTGACGATGGCGGACTTCTCCTTCTCCGACGACGGGGCGATCGTCGCGTGTCCGCAGGGACACGCCCCGATCCTCTTCCGGCGCAAAGGGAAGCGTCGCACCGTGGTGTTCGCCAACGGGGATTGTTTGGGGTGCCCGAAGAAGAAGGAGTGCCCGATCAAGCCGGTGAGAGACGGGTACGGGTTCCATTACACGGAGCCGGCTCTGCGACTGGCCAGGCGACGCGCCGCACAGAAAACCGCGTCGTTCAAGGACCGCTACCGGCACAGATCGGGTGTCGAGTCGACGATGTCGGCCTTCGACCGATTGACGGGGGTAAAGCA